In Lacrimispora indolis DSM 755, a genomic segment contains:
- a CDS encoding ABC transporter permease encodes MKKYWSFFRIRFIHGLQYRAAALSGMVTQFVWGTMEILLFRAFYEAAPESFPMEFQALSTYVWLQQAFLALYMTWFWESELFDSITTGNVAYELCRPVRLYNMWFARGLAVRLSKAVLRCMPILLFAWLLPAPYGLALPGSFHTWFFTLLSMTLGFLFVVAFGMIVYMSVFYTISSQGIKLIVTSLSEFLSGSVIPLPFLPDGIREFVNLLPFASAQNVPFRIFGGDLKGQDMYASLFVQVFWLAMFLIIGRIMERNALKRVVFQGG; translated from the coding sequence ATGAAAAAATACTGGTCCTTTTTCCGCATCCGTTTTATCCATGGGCTTCAATACCGTGCGGCAGCCCTTTCCGGCATGGTCACCCAGTTTGTATGGGGAACCATGGAGATCCTTTTATTCCGGGCATTTTATGAAGCTGCTCCTGAAAGCTTTCCCATGGAATTTCAGGCACTTTCCACCTACGTATGGCTTCAGCAGGCCTTTCTGGCCCTTTACATGACCTGGTTCTGGGAGTCTGAGCTGTTTGATTCCATTACAACAGGAAACGTGGCCTATGAACTATGCCGCCCTGTCCGCCTTTACAACATGTGGTTTGCCAGAGGTCTGGCCGTCCGCCTTTCCAAAGCAGTCCTTCGGTGCATGCCCATTCTGCTCTTTGCCTGGCTTCTGCCGGCCCCTTACGGCCTTGCTCTTCCAGGAAGCTTTCATACATGGTTTTTCACCCTTTTGTCCATGACCCTGGGGTTTCTTTTTGTGGTTGCCTTTGGCATGATCGTGTATATGTCTGTTTTTTACACCATTTCCTCCCAGGGGATCAAGCTGATCGTCACCTCCCTTTCGGAGTTTTTAAGCGGCTCGGTCATCCCTCTTCCATTTCTGCCTGACGGAATCAGGGAGTTTGTGAACCTTCTGCCCTTTGCCTCGGCCCAGAATGTCCCCTTCCGGATCTTCGGCGGTGATTTAAAAGGGCAGGACATGTATGCAAGCCTTTTCGTACAGGTATTCTGGCTGGCGATGTTTCTCATCATTGGACGGATCATGGAACGCAATGCTTTAAAACGCGTTGTGTTCCAGGGCGGTTGA
- a CDS encoding ABC transporter permease, whose protein sequence is MNSIRLYEKYLLMHLKSMMQHKTSFFLTIIGQFLISFNIFLGVLFMMDRFKEVKGFSYGEVLLCFSITLMAFTIAEAIFRSLDTFETIIGNGEFDRILLKPRNCLFLVLCSKIDLTRIGRLLQAAVMLVYGLRFSSIDWNPVRAFTVVLMVTGGVAVFAAIYLIFASICFFTLEGLEFMNVFTDGAREYGKYPIGIYGKTLLTICTYLVPFALFQYYPFLYLTGRTSNPWYSLLPLAACFFLVPAGLLWNFGLSRYQSTGS, encoded by the coding sequence ATGAATTCCATCCGGTTATACGAAAAATATCTGCTCATGCATTTAAAGAGCATGATGCAGCATAAAACCTCCTTCTTTTTAACCATCATAGGGCAGTTTTTAATATCCTTTAACATATTTCTTGGAGTCCTTTTTATGATGGACCGTTTTAAGGAAGTAAAGGGATTTTCCTATGGGGAGGTTCTCCTTTGTTTTTCCATTACGCTCATGGCTTTTACCATAGCTGAGGCCATCTTCCGGAGCCTGGACACCTTTGAGACCATCATAGGCAACGGAGAATTTGACCGAATCCTCTTAAAACCCAGAAACTGTCTGTTTCTGGTCCTGTGCAGCAAGATCGATTTAACCAGGATCGGACGGCTTTTGCAGGCTGCAGTCATGCTCGTATACGGCCTGCGGTTCAGTTCCATTGACTGGAACCCTGTCCGGGCCTTTACTGTCGTCCTCATGGTCACAGGCGGTGTGGCGGTATTTGCAGCCATTTACTTAATCTTTGCCTCCATATGCTTTTTTACCCTGGAAGGCCTGGAATTCATGAATGTGTTCACTGACGGAGCCAGAGAGTATGGAAAATATCCCATCGGCATTTATGGAAAAACCCTTTTGACAATCTGTACCTACCTGGTTCCATTTGCCCTGTTTCAGTATTATCCCTTTTTATATCTCACAGGCAGAACCTCCAATCCATGGTACAGCCTTCTTCCTCTGGCCGCCTGTTTCTTTCTTGTCCCTGCCGGACTTTTATGGAACTTCGGACTGTCCCGTTATCAGTCAACCGGTTCTTAA
- a CDS encoding MATE family efflux transporter, producing MKTENNLDTDQIRGLVWRLAIPSMLAQFVSVFYSIVDRMYIGNIAGTGEIALAGVGICGPIVTMISSVAFLVGVGGSPLMSIRLGEKNQRAASQILANCFMLLTILSVVITVISFMVKEKLLMWFGASEAAFPYANDYITICLLGTVFALLSTGMNQFIICQGFAKTGMKSVLLGAVCNIVLDPVFMFVFGLGVRGAAIATVLSQMASCAYVLKFLFGDKPPIRITFGNYDWQVMKRVLMLGLSPFLIIAFDNVLIISLNMVIRRYGGESQGDMLLTCMTIVQSFMLMVTMPLGGITGGTQTILGYNFGAGRPDRIKKAGFYISGLALGFTTIMFILAHTVPHYFVRIFTQNEAYVELTVWAIKIYTMGIIPLALQYAVVDGFVGMGVAKVAISLSMFRKVIFLGGAVLIPVWFGIEKIFYTEPVSDFISVVVSLTVTLLTFEQVIKGSGKPAFDPKVRCGHHGKIVH from the coding sequence GTGAAGACAGAAAATAATTTAGATACGGATCAAATCAGGGGCCTGGTATGGAGGCTGGCAATTCCCTCCATGCTGGCCCAGTTTGTCAGTGTTTTTTACAGCATTGTAGACCGGATGTACATAGGAAACATCGCAGGAACAGGGGAGATCGCATTGGCAGGGGTAGGAATCTGCGGCCCTATTGTGACCATGATCTCTTCTGTAGCATTTTTAGTGGGTGTGGGAGGGTCTCCTTTAATGAGCATCCGCTTGGGAGAGAAAAACCAGAGGGCGGCCAGCCAGATACTGGCAAACTGTTTTATGCTCTTAACAATCTTATCGGTGGTGATCACTGTTATTTCCTTTATGGTAAAAGAAAAGCTTTTGATGTGGTTTGGTGCCAGCGAGGCCGCATTTCCTTATGCCAATGATTACATTACCATATGCCTGCTGGGCACCGTCTTTGCGCTTTTGTCCACAGGGATGAATCAGTTCATCATCTGCCAGGGATTTGCAAAGACCGGAATGAAGTCAGTGCTTCTGGGGGCCGTATGCAATATCGTGCTGGACCCGGTGTTTATGTTTGTTTTTGGCCTGGGAGTCCGGGGAGCAGCGATCGCCACAGTGCTGTCTCAGATGGCTTCCTGCGCTTATGTGCTTAAGTTCCTGTTTGGAGACAAGCCGCCCATCCGGATCACCTTCGGCAATTATGACTGGCAGGTCATGAAACGTGTCCTGATGCTGGGCCTAAGCCCATTTCTCATCATTGCATTTGATAATGTTTTAATAATATCCTTAAATATGGTGATCCGGCGTTACGGCGGAGAGAGCCAGGGAGACATGCTTCTTACCTGCATGACCATTGTACAGAGCTTTATGCTCATGGTCACCATGCCTCTTGGAGGGATCACCGGAGGGACCCAGACCATACTTGGTTATAATTTCGGAGCGGGAAGGCCTGACCGGATCAAAAAGGCAGGCTTTTATATTTCAGGTCTGGCCCTTGGGTTTACCACCATTATGTTTATTCTGGCTCATACGGTTCCCCATTACTTTGTCCGCATTTTTACCCAGAATGAGGCTTATGTGGAACTGACGGTGTGGGCCATTAAGATATACACCATGGGTATCATACCTCTTGCGCTGCAGTATGCGGTTGTAGACGGGTTTGTGGGAATGGGAGTCGCAAAGGTGGCCATTTCCCTTTCCATGTTCCGGAAGGTGATATTTTTAGGGGGTGCAGTCCTTATTCCGGTGTGGTTTGGGATAGAAAAGATATTTTATACGGAGCCGGTTTCGGATTTTATCAGTGTTGTGGTGTCGCTGACCGTGACTTTATTAACCTTTGAACAGGTCATAAAGGGAAGCGGAAAGCCGGCCTTTGACCCAAAAGTTCGCTGCGGCCATCATGGGAAAATAGTTCATTGA
- a CDS encoding glycoside hydrolase family 25 protein, with amino-acid sequence MKKNTKLRVALCLVAGLMTLKATAAPATGFSAEAWKLENGQYVDASGSPIAGALAKGITVTKYQNRQNAENGGIDWKKVAQDGVSFAMVRIGYLNDRDPYYSINMEGAAAGGLKTGVFFYTQALDTQTAVEEAKYVLRMVKDYPISYPIAYDVESQHLLDNHLSKQQITDNINAFCKTISDAGYRPIVYANNKWLSNYIDIEQIPYDVWYARYGTVNNYKNRTIWQCTDQGRVDGIDGDVTIELSFADYGALIPSEGWKTIDGNKYYTKNYVKQTGWVQVGDIWYYLDSNGIMVHDTAMDIDGVSYTFGSDGAMVQ; translated from the coding sequence ATGAAAAAGAATACAAAACTGAGAGTGGCTTTATGCCTTGTAGCCGGTCTCATGACTTTAAAAGCCACGGCAGCGCCTGCCACCGGGTTTTCTGCGGAGGCGTGGAAACTGGAAAACGGACAATATGTGGATGCCTCCGGCAGCCCCATTGCAGGAGCGCTGGCAAAGGGAATTACGGTAACAAAGTATCAGAACCGCCAGAATGCGGAAAACGGAGGGATCGACTGGAAGAAGGTGGCTCAGGACGGAGTGTCCTTTGCCATGGTACGCATCGGATATCTCAATGACAGGGATCCCTATTACTCCATAAATATGGAGGGCGCAGCGGCAGGCGGGCTAAAGACCGGAGTATTTTTTTATACCCAGGCCCTTGATACCCAGACTGCAGTGGAGGAAGCCAAATATGTGCTTCGGATGGTAAAGGATTACCCGATTTCCTATCCCATCGCATATGATGTGGAATCCCAGCACCTTCTTGACAATCATTTATCAAAGCAGCAGATTACGGATAATATCAATGCATTCTGCAAGACCATTTCCGATGCAGGATACCGTCCAATCGTCTATGCCAATAACAAATGGCTGTCCAATTACATTGATATTGAACAGATCCCATATGATGTATGGTATGCCAGATACGGAACCGTCAACAATTATAAGAACCGTACCATTTGGCAGTGTACGGACCAGGGAAGAGTGGATGGGATCGACGGAGACGTGACCATTGAACTTTCCTTTGCAGATTACGGCGCTCTGATCCCTTCGGAAGGGTGGAAAACCATTGACGGAAATAAATATTATACAAAGAATTATGTAAAACAGACCGGCTGGGTCCAGGTGGGAGACATCTGGTATTATCTGGATTCCAATGGCATCATGGTTCATGATACCGCCATGGATATTGACGGAGTTTCCTATACCTTTGGCTCTGACGGAGCCATGGTCCAGTGA
- the ytvI gene encoding sporulation integral membrane protein YtvI, producing MEQVKKYCRLFLNIVIPILFLYLICVWGPRLLNFFLPFVIGWIIAVIANPLVRFLEKRLKIVRKHSSVMIVVAVLALIITVLYFLISKLIAEAAGFAGDIPKYYESAWIEIQKLLLQVEGLLQFLPENIQVSVNQFFTHIGEYLNVMVQKIASPTVTVAGNVVKSIPAALVYTIVTIFSSYLFIVDRDKIMEVVHRYIPNGGTKYFQYLKKDAKRLVGGYFLAQFKIMFIIAAVLAAGFLVLGVNYALLLAVIIAILDFLPILGTGTILIPWAVIRLVAGEYAFGFGLVIIYVLTLVLRQVIQPKIVGDTMGLDPLMTLLFLYLGFKISGIAGMILAVPIGMLFLNLYEFGAFDSFIDSVKTLIHDINDFRKRRD from the coding sequence ATGGAACAAGTTAAAAAATATTGCAGACTGTTTCTCAATATTGTTATACCGATTTTATTTTTATATTTAATTTGCGTGTGGGGGCCAAGGCTTTTAAATTTCTTCCTCCCCTTTGTCATCGGCTGGATCATTGCGGTCATTGCAAATCCTTTGGTGCGTTTTCTGGAAAAGCGTTTGAAGATCGTAAGGAAGCACAGCTCCGTGATGATTGTGGTGGCAGTACTGGCCCTTATTATAACTGTGCTTTATTTCCTGATCTCTAAGCTGATTGCCGAAGCGGCAGGTTTTGCAGGAGATATTCCAAAGTATTATGAGTCCGCCTGGATCGAGATCCAGAAGCTGCTATTGCAGGTGGAAGGGCTTTTGCAGTTTCTGCCTGAGAACATTCAGGTGTCCGTAAACCAGTTTTTTACCCATATAGGCGAATATTTAAATGTAATGGTCCAGAAAATTGCTTCTCCTACGGTGACCGTGGCGGGAAATGTGGTAAAGAGCATTCCGGCTGCTTTGGTTTATACCATTGTGACGATTTTTTCCTCCTACTTATTTATTGTGGACAGGGATAAGATCATGGAAGTGGTTCACCGGTACATCCCCAATGGGGGGACCAAGTATTTTCAGTATTTAAAAAAGGACGCAAAGCGTCTGGTGGGCGGTTACTTCCTTGCCCAGTTCAAGATCATGTTCATTATTGCCGCAGTATTGGCAGCCGGATTTCTGGTACTGGGAGTGAATTATGCCCTGCTTCTTGCAGTTATCATAGCAATTCTTGACTTTCTTCCGATATTGGGGACCGGCACCATTCTGATCCCATGGGCTGTCATCCGCCTTGTTGCAGGTGAATATGCCTTTGGCTTTGGCCTGGTGATCATCTATGTTCTGACTTTGGTGTTAAGGCAGGTCATCCAGCCCAAGATCGTAGGCGACACCATGGGCCTGGATCCTCTTATGACACTGCTGTTTTTATACCTTGGATTTAAAATAAGCGGGATCGCCGGCATGATTTTAGCGGTGCCCATTGGCATGCTGTTTTTAAATTTATATGAATTCGGAGCCTTTGATTCCTTTATTGACAGCGTGAAAACATTGATTCATGATATTAATGACTTCCGCAAAAGACGGGACTAA
- the hisC gene encoding histidinol-phosphate transaminase yields MRPWEANIRRVAPYVPGEQPKGEKLVKLNTNENPYPPAPGVQQALDQMDCDLFRKYPDPAATVLIKALSKAYQVDEDRIFVGVGSDDVIAVAFMTFFNSSKPLLFPDVSYSFYKVWADLFRIPYETPALDEEFRIRKEDYYRENGGIIFPNPNAPTGLLMSLSQVEDIIAHNQESVVIVDEAYIDFGGESAISLTEKYENLLVVQTFSKSRSMAGMRIGCAFGHPDLISRLNDVKYSFNSYTMNIPSLILGAKALEDGRYFKETLEKIINTREYAKKRLGELGFSFPDSMANFIFASHKDRKAEEIYKALRENNIFVRYFKLPRIDNHLRISIGTDEEMEKLYGFLKEYL; encoded by the coding sequence ATGAGACCATGGGAAGCCAACATCAGAAGGGTTGCCCCCTATGTGCCGGGAGAGCAGCCAAAGGGAGAAAAGTTAGTTAAGTTAAATACCAATGAAAACCCATATCCGCCGGCTCCCGGCGTTCAGCAGGCATTGGATCAGATGGACTGTGACCTGTTCCGCAAATATCCGGATCCGGCTGCAACGGTCCTGATTAAGGCCCTTTCAAAAGCTTATCAGGTGGATGAGGACAGAATCTTTGTGGGAGTTGGCTCTGATGATGTGATCGCAGTCGCTTTTATGACCTTTTTTAATTCCAGTAAACCCCTACTGTTTCCTGATGTGAGCTATTCCTTTTACAAGGTCTGGGCGGATTTATTCAGGATTCCATATGAAACTCCTGCACTTGACGAAGAATTTCGTATCAGGAAGGAAGATTATTACAGGGAAAATGGGGGAATCATATTTCCAAACCCCAATGCACCTACCGGCCTTCTTATGTCTCTTTCCCAGGTAGAAGATATCATAGCTCATAACCAGGAGTCTGTGGTGATCGTAGATGAAGCTTACATTGATTTCGGCGGGGAAAGTGCCATAAGCCTGACTGAAAAATACGAAAATCTTCTGGTGGTTCAGACCTTCAGCAAATCACGCTCCATGGCTGGAATGAGAATCGGCTGCGCTTTCGGCCATCCGGACTTAATCAGCAGGCTGAACGATGTAAAGTATTCCTTTAATTCCTACACCATGAACATCCCTTCCCTGATTTTAGGTGCAAAAGCACTTGAGGATGGCAGATATTTTAAGGAGACCCTTGAAAAGATCATAAACACAAGAGAATATGCCAAGAAACGGCTTGGAGAACTGGGATTTTCATTCCCGGATTCCATGGCAAACTTTATCTTTGCATCTCATAAGGACCGAAAGGCAGAGGAGATTTATAAGGCTCTCCGGGAAAACAATATTTTTGTCCGGTACTTTAAGCTGCCAAGGATAGACAATCACTTGCGCATTTCCATAGGGACGGATGAGGAGATGGAGAAGCTTTACGGTTTTTTGAAAGAATATCTTTAG
- a CDS encoding pyridoxal phosphate-dependent aminotransferase: MIADKMRPLVKNNSAIRAMFEEGKKMAAVYGRENVYDFSLGNPNVPAPPAVNQAILDIIREEETTLIHGYMSNAGFEETRAAVAQSLNRRFGTHFRLENILMTVGAASGMNVILKTILDPGDEVLVFAPYFMEYGSYVRNYDGVLAVVPPDQSSFQPDLEEFEKRITPKTKAVIINTPNNPTGVVYSAETLHKIAAILLKKEEELGIQILLISDEPYRELAYDGIEVPYVTPFYHNTVVCYSYSKSLSLPGERIGYLVIPDEVEDSGKVIAAAAIANRVLGCVNAPSLMQRVIVRCVDEQVNLEAYNRNRELLYGSLKEYGFECIKPEGAFYLFVKAPADDKEFCQACKAHRVLLVPGTSFACPGYVRIAYCVSYEQIQRSLPAFKQIAEEYGLTGKREEKQ; encoded by the coding sequence ATGATAGCAGACAAGATGAGACCCCTTGTAAAGAACAATTCCGCCATTCGTGCCATGTTTGAGGAAGGAAAGAAGATGGCTGCAGTGTATGGCAGGGAAAATGTCTATGATTTCAGCCTTGGTAATCCCAATGTGCCGGCCCCTCCGGCGGTGAACCAGGCCATTCTGGACATTATCAGGGAAGAGGAAACCACTTTAATCCATGGATACATGAGCAACGCAGGATTTGAAGAGACAAGAGCCGCGGTCGCCCAGTCCTTAAACAGGCGGTTTGGAACTCATTTTCGTCTGGAAAATATTCTTATGACCGTTGGAGCTGCCAGCGGGATGAACGTAATATTAAAAACAATACTGGATCCCGGCGATGAGGTGCTGGTGTTTGCACCTTATTTTATGGAATACGGTTCTTATGTCCGGAATTACGACGGCGTGCTTGCGGTGGTGCCTCCGGATCAATCCAGTTTTCAGCCTGATTTAGAGGAATTTGAAAAGAGGATCACTCCTAAGACAAAGGCAGTGATCATCAACACCCCCAATAATCCTACAGGAGTGGTCTATTCCGCGGAGACTCTGCACAAAATCGCAGCTATCCTTTTAAAAAAGGAAGAGGAGCTTGGAATCCAGATCCTGCTGATTTCTGATGAACCTTACCGGGAGCTGGCCTATGATGGGATAGAAGTACCCTATGTCACCCCGTTTTACCACAATACCGTTGTCTGCTATTCCTACAGTAAATCCTTATCCCTGCCTGGAGAACGGATCGGATATCTGGTGATTCCTGATGAGGTGGAGGATTCCGGAAAGGTCATAGCTGCCGCTGCCATTGCAAACCGTGTGCTTGGCTGCGTCAATGCCCCTTCTCTCATGCAGCGGGTGATCGTGCGCTGTGTGGATGAACAGGTAAACCTGGAAGCATATAACAGGAACAGGGAGCTTCTTTACGGCAGTTTAAAGGAATATGGTTTTGAATGCATCAAACCGGAAGGAGCCTTTTATTTATTTGTGAAGGCTCCGGCAGATGATAAGGAATTCTGTCAGGCCTGCAAGGCGCACCGGGTGCTTTTGGTCCCTGGAACCTCCTTTGCATGTCCGGGATATGTGAGGATCGCCTATTGCGTGTCCTATGAGCAGATCCAGCGCTCTTTGCCTGCATTTAAGCAAATTGCGGAAGAGTACGGCCTTACAGGAAAAAGGGAGGAAAAGCAATGA